In Oryzias latipes chromosome 6, ASM223467v1, the sequence gtattttttaaaatagaagcAGAACCAACTTTATGCATTTTGGACCAGgtttagtaaaaagaaaatgcaattgacatgtaatatttttaatttgaataaaaactgactTGATTGTCTTTATGGACaccaaaaaattattattattagaatgCAGacagtctaaaaagaaaatattttaatctacaaaaaacactacaaaacaaaaagactccTATAATCAGACATAAACTGTGATGTTGCTCTGAGTTCAAATGATTGATGCTTTAATAAGAAAACAAGGTCTAAGTGTTGTTTTAtagctgaatttaaaaaaaatgtatcttttcaCTTAATCAATTTCCacttaaaatgaaatctcaatttatcaaatccataaatgttgtttttttaatttatttattacgagaacatttttttcttttttttggtaagaAACCATAACTACAATTTAAAGTTCTACTGATGTTTAACCGAAATGACAACTGGTAGTTATgttaaaacaggttttcataACCAACAACAAAATTGGTTTTAAATGGGATCTATGACAGATAAATCAACATGTACTTGATCTGAATTACAAATCAATCAGAATTGTGAGCTTGTGAATCCAAATCAAATTGATCAGGGAGTGTGGAGATGATTTCCAGTTctattgtttttgtctttgtaggtagtaggcctgcacaattaatcgcaaatttatcgttatcgcgatttcaagctgtgcaatatccatatcgcaaaaagttggcgaaaatcgcaataaatggtaaacctttaatgttaaaaacaatcttatggcaacttgaactatttaatacattttaaaaaatccctttatgcatttgaccaatcagatggagcccttcacgttgttgaccaatcggatgttAGGTGTTGCCCTCCTGATTAGACTAGAGTCATTTGGAGactaatttaaggtattttgactattatctaaattaaacttttgcagtgaaatggaaatgtttgtgttgtttttgctatttgttcatttatcgcaagttatatcgtcatcgcaatattgatcactgataTTGCATATCgcatgttttcctcatatcgtgcagccctagtaggtagaaacagaaataaagtattaaagaaaaataaataaatgcatccaAGTCTAGTTCCTcttgtttgtaaaacaaaagaatgaaCTCCCACTATGCTCACCGCAAAACAGAACTGTGCAAGTATGAACCACAGACGTACATATAATGCATGAAGCCATGTGAAGGGAGCACTTACTGAGGGTTTATAACTGGGAAGTAAACTGTTGGCGGCAGCGAGACAAGTCTCTCGAGTCAAGTATCGTTTATTAACCAGGTCCACGACCGTCTCCTTCAAGGAAGAACAAACACAATCAGGTCTGTGTTAAGTAATCTCATGCAATTTTAACACAACTCAATTCAAACTAAACTAATTTTACATTATGTATTAAAATAACCAGTCATTTTGGTGATTTGCCATGAAGGGCAAATTGAGAAATAAACGCTATATGATTACATCTCGGGAAATGtgacatgaaaacatttgtttaaaaaaaaaaaacactttgctgCTCCAACAGCAAAATTGACAGAATTTGTgctttaaaacagttttgtttatcAGCAGGACAAATGACCTGACAGAACCGAGAAAGGTGAAAGAATTCCTTCAAAATGTTACCTTTGGAATGTGAATGCAAAGGTCGGCTAGAAACTCAGAGGTGATCTCAAAAAGAGCCTGCAGCTGGTCATCGGTCGCAGCCTCTTTGTTCTCGCTGCGGTGCTGGCACAACCGCAAGATGATCCAGATAAGATCTATATCTGGAGTTAAAAGCAACAAAGAAAGTCCAATTAATCTCATAGgaagtgcagcagcagagtAAACATGTCTGCCACCAGTTGCAGAGTAATCAACACATCTGCCTCAGTTTCAATGTGGAGCAAAcgttttaaaaacccactcggGTCAGCCTTGCTCTTCCACTGATCCTGACATCTGTAGAGAGCCTGCAGCACGGCGAAAGCTTGAACCAGAGTGCTCTTCTGCTCATGTAAGGCAACTTCAAGATCATTTTGCTGACAGAGGTCCTTGCAGACGACATCACAGACAAAGTCCCACACTGCTTTCCCTGGGCCGTCTggagcagctaaaaaaaaaaaaaaagcatcacaaTTTGTCTTATTCATCAAGGCCCACCTTATCTCTCAGCTGAACATTGTGAAAATAAGCGTCTCACCAAAAATCTCACAGCCTTCTTCTACAGTGGTGATGAGTTGAAAGATGTGAAGGTAAATTTCAATGCCATTTAATTTCTCTGACCTTTAGAAAATAGAGAAGCTTGAGTCACTTTAGGGTAGTTTAAATGCTACCCCAACAATATTGCTAAGTAATTAATAATCATTCAAATATGTCAGATCAATAAAGAATCTTTCCTTTAATTCTTACCGAAGCTGCTTGACGGCTTCTAGAAGACACAAGGTCAAGTCCAGCGGGGTGTCACTTTCATCCCCCCTCTTGTCTTGTGGCTTATCTGTGATCCAGGTCTTCATCAGCTCTTCATCAAGGTCAAACAGTTTATCAACCAGGTCCCCCACTTTTTCAAGCAAAtcagctgataaaaaaaaacatcaaatattcACATATTTGAACCATTCAGTATACATTTTATATGAATAGAAATCTTTTTGCAGCCAAAGTTTTTTCTggttataattatttatttagctttttattgAATGAAATCGGTGCCATACTGTTGGTAGAGCTGGACATGATAAAACAGAGGTTGGGACACACTGACGTCTGCTGTCGTATTCGCTGAATCCACAGAGAGCAGACATCTTTGTGTGATAAACAGGTTAGCAGCAATCTGCAAACATAGTGAAAGATGGTGCATGTTTGTCTTTCACCGATCTGCATttttacaagcaaaaaaaaaaaagtgtaaatatcACCTGCTGGTTTCCAGGAGGGTTGGTGGATCTGCATCTCCAA encodes:
- the saal1 gene encoding protein SAAL1 isoform X1 encodes the protein MESNTDDAEQKEENFSSPVMDRNPSPPPEEGDGQEAEDADAIGDTVYSKHWLFSTLTRLIHMVSELSEENPEAQVKLTDDDEEDLCKVWDMAMDKDVARFLQEFKAADILLGVISKSRCPRLTEICVGILGNIACFPDTCVTLSQKEDLCAVLLLLLGDADPPTLLETSRLLLTCLSHKDVCSLWIQRIRQQTSVCPNLCFIMSSSTNTDLLEKVGDLVDKLFDLDEELMKTWITDKPQDKRGDESDTPLDLTLCLLEAVKQLRSEKLNGIEIYLHIFQLITTVEEGCEIFAAPDGPGKAVWDFVCDVVCKDLCQQNDLEVALHEQKSTLVQAFAVLQALYRCQDQWKSKADPNIDLIWIILRLCQHRSENKEAATDDQLQALFEITSEFLADLCIHIPKETVVDLVNKRYLTRETCLAAANSLLPSYKPSFQHLLAALSETDPKLADVMTTQFPD
- the saal1 gene encoding protein SAAL1 isoform X2, translating into MDRNPSPPPEEGDGQEAEDADAIGDTVYSKHWLFSTLTRLIHMVSELSEENPEAQVKLTDDDEEDLCKVWDMAMDKDVARFLQEFKAADILLGVISKSRCPRLTEICVGILGNIACFPDTCVTLSQKEDLCAVLLLLLGDADPPTLLETSRLLLTCLSHKDVCSLWIQRIRQQTSVCPNLCFIMSSSTNTDLLEKVGDLVDKLFDLDEELMKTWITDKPQDKRGDESDTPLDLTLCLLEAVKQLRSEKLNGIEIYLHIFQLITTVEEGCEIFAAPDGPGKAVWDFVCDVVCKDLCQQNDLEVALHEQKSTLVQAFAVLQALYRCQDQWKSKADPNIDLIWIILRLCQHRSENKEAATDDQLQALFEITSEFLADLCIHIPKETVVDLVNKRYLTRETCLAAANSLLPSYKPSFQHLLAALSETDPKLADVMTTQFPD